One Bradyrhizobium zhanjiangense DNA segment encodes these proteins:
- a CDS encoding ABC transporter permease produces MAFYVVQFLTGLASAASLFLVASGLSIIFGVTRIVNFAHGAFYMIGAYIAFTLTERLSGAFGFWGGIVLAALAVALIGIIVEMVLLRRIYHAPELFQLLATFGLTLMVEDLVVLIWGPDDLVGRRAPGFKGAIDFFGQNIPSYDLFLIVLGPVVLGILWLLFQRTRWGVLVRAATQDRDMVAALGVNQKWLFTSVFAVGVFLAALGGALQIPRDAVHHAMDLRIIVEVFVVVVIGGLGSIVGAFVAAVLVSELNAFGILIFPKISIILVFLVMAVVLIVRPWGLFGKPEAAARKTPGLTVNPWRPLTSNERLAALAALVIAATLPLFAGNYALTVGSEIAIFVIFAVSLHFLMSVGGLASFGHAAYFGLGAYGIAFLAKMAGLPMIVCLLLGPLLGCMGAAVFGFFAVQLSGVYFAMLTLAFAQIVWSIAFQWVNVTGGDNGILGLWPSSWAASPSHFYWLALGVAALVTIALRAMVFSPFGYALRATRDSALRSEAIGIDAKRIQWTAFVIAGTTAGIGGALFAYLKGSVFPDNLGISLSVDALVMVLLGGVETVSGAVIGAIVYKALNIWLVSQTDLSKLVLGGFIMLIVVVFPKGIVGMLELLAQRRKKASPPGSPLLAKPIESAE; encoded by the coding sequence ATGGCCTTTTATGTGGTACAGTTTCTGACCGGTCTCGCCAGCGCAGCGTCGCTGTTCCTGGTGGCCTCGGGCCTGTCGATCATCTTCGGCGTGACGCGGATCGTGAATTTCGCGCATGGCGCCTTCTACATGATCGGCGCCTACATCGCCTTCACGCTCACCGAGCGGCTGTCGGGTGCGTTCGGCTTCTGGGGCGGGATCGTGCTGGCGGCGCTGGCAGTGGCGCTGATTGGAATCATCGTCGAGATGGTGCTGCTGCGGCGCATCTATCACGCGCCCGAACTGTTCCAGCTGCTCGCGACCTTCGGCCTGACCCTGATGGTCGAAGATCTCGTCGTGCTAATTTGGGGGCCTGACGACCTCGTCGGCCGCCGCGCGCCCGGCTTCAAGGGCGCGATCGATTTCTTCGGCCAGAACATTCCGAGCTATGATCTGTTCCTGATCGTGCTCGGACCGGTCGTGCTCGGCATTCTCTGGCTGCTGTTCCAGCGCACGCGCTGGGGCGTCTTGGTGCGCGCCGCGACGCAGGACCGCGACATGGTCGCCGCGCTCGGCGTGAACCAGAAGTGGCTGTTCACGAGCGTGTTCGCGGTCGGCGTCTTCCTTGCAGCCCTCGGCGGGGCGCTCCAGATCCCGCGCGATGCCGTGCATCACGCCATGGATCTTCGGATCATCGTGGAAGTGTTCGTTGTGGTCGTGATCGGCGGCCTCGGCAGCATCGTCGGCGCCTTCGTTGCTGCGGTGCTGGTGTCCGAGCTCAACGCCTTCGGCATCCTGATCTTCCCGAAGATCTCCATCATCCTGGTCTTTCTGGTGATGGCGGTGGTGCTGATCGTGCGGCCCTGGGGCCTGTTCGGCAAGCCCGAGGCGGCCGCGCGCAAGACGCCGGGTCTGACTGTCAATCCCTGGCGACCGCTGACGTCGAATGAACGGCTGGCTGCGCTGGCCGCGCTCGTCATCGCAGCGACGCTGCCGCTGTTTGCCGGCAATTACGCGCTGACGGTCGGCTCGGAGATCGCGATCTTCGTCATCTTCGCCGTCAGCCTGCACTTCCTGATGTCGGTCGGCGGGCTCGCATCGTTCGGCCATGCCGCCTATTTCGGGCTTGGTGCCTACGGCATCGCCTTCCTCGCCAAGATGGCGGGGCTCCCGATGATCGTGTGTCTGTTGCTCGGCCCGCTGCTCGGCTGCATGGGCGCGGCCGTGTTCGGCTTCTTCGCGGTGCAGCTGTCCGGCGTCTATTTCGCCATGCTGACGCTCGCCTTCGCGCAGATCGTGTGGTCGATCGCATTCCAGTGGGTGAACGTGACGGGCGGTGACAACGGCATTCTGGGCCTTTGGCCGTCGAGCTGGGCCGCGAGCCCATCGCATTTCTATTGGCTCGCGCTCGGCGTCGCGGCGCTGGTGACCATCGCGCTTCGAGCCATGGTGTTCTCGCCGTTCGGCTATGCGCTCAGGGCGACGCGTGACTCGGCGCTGCGCAGCGAAGCGATCGGTATCGACGCGAAGCGCATCCAGTGGACCGCCTTCGTGATCGCAGGCACCACTGCCGGTATCGGCGGCGCGCTGTTCGCCTACCTCAAGGGCAGCGTCTTCCCTGACAATCTCGGCATCTCGCTGTCGGTCGATGCGCTGGTCATGGTGCTGCTCGGCGGCGTCGAAACTGTATCGGGCGCGGTGATCGGCGCCATCGTCTACAAGGCTCTGAACATCTGGCTGGTCAGCCAGACCGATCTGTCGAAGCTTGTGCTCGGCGGCTTCATCATGCTGATCGTCGTCGTCTTCCCCAAGGGCATCGTCGGCATGCTGGAGCTGCTGGCGCAGCGCCGTAAGAAAGCATCGCCCCCGGGATCCCCCTTGCTTGCCAAGCCGATCGAGTCTGCCGAATGA
- a CDS encoding ABC transporter substrate-binding protein, with amino-acid sequence MRARNVFVGAAFALLAGGMAHSALAQDIKIGEINSYSLLPAFTEPYRKGWQLAVEQINAAGGINGKKLVVISKDDGGKPADAQTAANELVSSEGVAMLTGTFLSNIGLAVSDFANQKKVFFLAAEPLTDAITWSKGNKYTFRLRPSNYMQAAMLVEAASKLPAKRWATIAPNYEYGQSAVAVFKKLMSEKRPDIQWVDEQWPPQGKIDAGPVVQAVAAANPEAILNVTFGADLVKLVREGNTRGLFKGREVVSFLTGEPEYLDPLKDETPEGWIVTGYPWYSIKTPEHDAFLKAYQAKYNDYPRLGSIVGYQTIKSAAAILAKAGSTDPEKLITAAEGLSMPSPFGEITFRKIDHQSTLGAYVGKTALKDGKGVMVDTSYKKGADYLPGDAEIEKLRPKD; translated from the coding sequence ATGCGAGCAAGAAACGTTTTTGTCGGCGCGGCCTTCGCGCTTCTGGCCGGCGGCATGGCCCATTCGGCCCTGGCGCAGGACATCAAGATCGGCGAGATCAACAGCTATTCGCTACTGCCGGCCTTCACCGAGCCCTATCGCAAGGGATGGCAGCTCGCGGTCGAACAGATCAACGCGGCCGGTGGCATCAACGGCAAGAAGCTCGTCGTCATCTCCAAGGACGATGGCGGCAAGCCGGCCGATGCGCAGACCGCGGCCAATGAGCTCGTCTCGAGCGAGGGTGTCGCGATGCTCACGGGCACGTTCCTGTCGAACATCGGCCTCGCCGTCAGCGACTTCGCCAACCAGAAGAAGGTGTTCTTCCTCGCGGCCGAGCCGCTCACCGACGCGATCACCTGGTCGAAGGGCAACAAATACACCTTCCGCCTGCGTCCCTCCAACTACATGCAGGCGGCGATGCTGGTGGAGGCAGCCAGCAAGCTGCCTGCGAAACGCTGGGCGACGATCGCGCCGAACTACGAATACGGTCAATCGGCGGTCGCGGTGTTCAAGAAACTGATGTCGGAGAAGCGCCCGGATATCCAGTGGGTCGACGAGCAATGGCCGCCGCAGGGCAAAATCGACGCGGGCCCGGTGGTGCAGGCGGTGGCCGCCGCCAATCCGGAAGCGATCCTCAACGTCACCTTCGGCGCCGATCTCGTTAAGCTCGTGCGCGAAGGCAACACCCGCGGCCTGTTCAAGGGGCGTGAGGTCGTCTCCTTCCTGACCGGCGAGCCCGAATATCTCGATCCGCTCAAGGACGAGACGCCCGAGGGTTGGATCGTCACCGGCTATCCCTGGTACTCGATCAAGACGCCCGAGCATGACGCGTTCCTGAAGGCCTACCAGGCCAAGTACAACGACTATCCGCGCCTTGGCTCGATCGTCGGCTACCAGACCATCAAATCGGCGGCGGCAATCCTGGCGAAGGCCGGCTCGACCGATCCAGAGAAGCTGATCACCGCGGCTGAAGGCCTGTCGATGCCGTCGCCCTTCGGCGAGATCACCTTCCGCAAGATCGACCATCAGTCGACGCTCGGTGCCTATGTCGGCAAGACTGCGCTGAAGGACGGCAAGGGTGTGATGGTGGATACATCCTACAAGAAGGGCGCGGACTACCTGCCTGGCGACGCCGAAATTGAGAAGCTGCGTCCGAAGGATTGA
- a CDS encoding amino acid synthesis family protein has product MSAIIRKIVTVVEETQMEMGRQVSPPTRRAAAIAVIENPFAGKYVEDLSPLIAIGEELGELLSKRAVAALGIDGAKAQSYGKAAAVGENGELEHAAAILHPKMGAPVRKVLSKGAALIPSSKKRSGPGTTLDIPLGHKDAAFVRSHFDGMEVQINDAPRANEIMVAVAVTDSGRPLPRVGGLTVAEIKGEDGLR; this is encoded by the coding sequence ATGAGCGCGATCATCCGCAAGATCGTCACCGTCGTCGAAGAGACCCAGATGGAGATGGGGCGTCAGGTGTCGCCGCCGACCCGGCGCGCCGCGGCGATCGCCGTGATCGAGAATCCCTTTGCGGGGAAATATGTCGAAGACCTTTCCCCGCTGATTGCGATCGGCGAGGAACTGGGCGAGTTGCTGTCGAAGCGCGCGGTGGCGGCGCTCGGCATCGATGGCGCGAAGGCGCAGAGCTATGGCAAGGCCGCGGCCGTCGGCGAGAACGGCGAGCTGGAGCATGCCGCCGCGATCCTGCATCCGAAGATGGGTGCGCCCGTGCGCAAAGTGCTGAGCAAGGGCGCGGCGCTGATCCCGTCGTCGAAAAAACGCAGCGGTCCCGGCACGACGCTGGATATCCCTCTGGGGCACAAGGACGCAGCCTTCGTACGCAGCCATTTTGACGGCATGGAGGTACAGATCAACGATGCGCCGCGCGCCAACGAGATCATGGTCGCGGTTGCCGTCACCGACAGCGGCCGTCCGCTGCCGCGCGTCGGCGGGCTGACGGTTGCGGAGATCAAGGGCGAAGACGGATTGAGGTAG
- a CDS encoding UPF0280 family protein encodes MTRRPQIALLSDGRRLHLQDGPIDLIVEARGRADEVHAAYEAAARRFTGLLDELCAELPELRTAAEGLTSLRGVVARRMHAAVAPYAADCFITPMAAVAGSVAEEILGAMLGAATLNQAYVNNGGDIALHLGEGEHFSVGLMDRPDRSGVMRTLRVDSADPVRGIATSGRHGRSFSLGIADAVTVLAATASRADAAATIIANAVDLPGHPAIIRKPANALQPDSDLGGRLVTREVGELSHNEIAAALESGAECARQLFDRGLIEGAVLQLCGDMLVIGPKDIERQRSRRPMLENAVHA; translated from the coding sequence ATGACCCGGCGCCCGCAGATCGCATTGCTGTCTGATGGCCGGCGGCTGCATTTGCAGGATGGACCGATTGATTTGATCGTGGAGGCGAGGGGCCGCGCGGACGAGGTGCATGCCGCCTACGAGGCGGCAGCGCGGCGGTTCACCGGTCTGCTCGACGAGCTTTGCGCGGAATTGCCGGAGCTGCGGACGGCCGCTGAGGGGCTGACTTCGCTGAGGGGCGTGGTGGCGCGGCGCATGCACGCCGCTGTCGCGCCCTATGCCGCCGATTGCTTCATCACGCCGATGGCCGCGGTAGCCGGCAGCGTGGCGGAGGAGATCCTTGGCGCAATGCTCGGAGCCGCAACCCTCAATCAAGCCTACGTCAACAATGGCGGCGATATCGCGCTTCATCTCGGCGAAGGCGAGCATTTCTCTGTTGGTTTGATGGATCGGCCCGATCGCTCCGGCGTGATGCGGACGCTGAGGGTCGATTCAGCCGACCCCGTACGCGGGATCGCGACCAGTGGACGCCACGGTCGCAGTTTTTCGCTCGGGATCGCCGACGCGGTGACCGTATTGGCTGCAACGGCATCGCGGGCCGATGCGGCGGCCACCATCATCGCCAACGCGGTGGATCTGCCGGGACACCCGGCCATCATCCGCAAGCCCGCCAACGCGCTTCAGCCCGACAGTGATCTCGGGGGGCGCCTTGTCACCCGCGAGGTCGGTGAATTGTCGCACAATGAGATCGCGGCCGCGCTGGAATCTGGCGCGGAATGTGCACGGCAATTATTCGATCGCGGATTGATCGAGGGTGCCGTGTTGCAGCTTTGTGGTGATATGCTTGTCATCGGACCGAAAGATATTGAACGGCAACGATCGCGCCGGCCTATGCTGGAGAACGCGGTTCATGCCTGA
- a CDS encoding 6-hydroxynicotinate reductase → MVMETTSAAVDKIRCDACPVMCYIKPGAAGACDRYANHDGKLVRVDPHVILERTVSHGGKLVPFSRTEDWDGKIVHEPSTFVTAIGAGTTYPDYKPAPFIVSAEVDGVDMVTVVTEGIFSYCGIKVKIDTDRYLGPETATVRAQGEAVGHVTTSEYGSQMLSLGGVHHLTGGSKKEGRVTCDTLMDLANCKAVELTIDGGASVVVQAGQPPVVNGVKEERMRVGCGSATIGMFAKQWHGKVDEVVVVDDHITGVLSEHQAGKLLDIADTGIKMKGRRSTPGRYFQVADPGTGWGGTNISDPLSILGPFDAKEAKPGLTMLMVSTTGEHSSYYVLDEALKPVETEMPDDLKFSVERIQENCEPALCTVLFMAGAGGSLRAGVTDNPVRLTRSVKDALTRVTSGGAPVYVWPGGGITYMVDVTQMPAGAFGYVPTPALVAPIEFTMKLSDYAALGGHMDYVKPLSEVKGGDDVRQLPWQNPIPGRRA, encoded by the coding sequence ATGGTGATGGAAACAACGAGCGCTGCCGTCGACAAGATCCGCTGCGATGCCTGTCCGGTGATGTGCTACATCAAGCCGGGCGCGGCGGGCGCCTGCGACCGTTACGCCAATCACGACGGCAAGCTCGTCCGCGTCGATCCGCACGTTATCCTGGAGCGCACCGTCTCGCACGGCGGCAAGCTCGTCCCGTTCAGCCGCACAGAGGACTGGGACGGCAAGATCGTCCACGAGCCTTCAACCTTTGTCACCGCGATCGGAGCGGGCACGACCTATCCCGACTACAAGCCGGCGCCCTTCATCGTCTCCGCGGAGGTCGATGGCGTCGACATGGTGACTGTCGTCACCGAGGGAATCTTCTCCTATTGCGGCATCAAGGTGAAGATCGACACCGACCGCTATCTTGGGCCCGAGACCGCGACCGTTCGCGCGCAGGGCGAGGCGGTGGGCCACGTCACCACCAGCGAATACGGCTCGCAGATGCTCTCGCTCGGCGGCGTGCATCATCTCACCGGCGGCTCCAAGAAAGAGGGGCGCGTCACCTGCGACACGTTGATGGATCTCGCTAATTGCAAGGCGGTCGAGCTCACCATCGACGGTGGTGCGAGCGTGGTGGTGCAGGCCGGCCAGCCGCCGGTCGTCAACGGCGTGAAGGAAGAGCGCATGCGGGTCGGCTGCGGCTCGGCGACGATCGGCATGTTCGCCAAGCAGTGGCATGGCAAGGTCGATGAGGTCGTCGTGGTCGACGACCACATCACCGGCGTGCTCTCGGAACATCAGGCCGGCAAGCTGCTCGATATCGCCGATACCGGCATCAAGATGAAGGGCCGGCGTTCGACGCCCGGCCGCTATTTCCAGGTCGCCGATCCCGGCACGGGCTGGGGCGGCACCAACATCTCGGATCCGCTCTCGATTCTCGGCCCATTTGATGCCAAGGAAGCCAAGCCCGGTCTGACCATGCTGATGGTCTCCACCACCGGCGAGCATTCGTCCTATTATGTGCTCGACGAGGCCTTGAAGCCGGTCGAGACCGAGATGCCCGATGACCTGAAGTTTTCGGTCGAGCGCATCCAGGAGAACTGCGAGCCGGCGCTGTGCACGGTGCTGTTCATGGCGGGCGCCGGCGGCTCGCTGCGCGCGGGCGTCACCGACAATCCGGTGCGGCTGACGCGCTCGGTGAAGGACGCGCTGACGCGCGTCACCAGCGGCGGCGCGCCGGTCTATGTCTGGCCCGGCGGCGGCATCACCTACATGGTCGACGTGACGCAGATGCCGGCGGGCGCGTTCGGCTATGTGCCGACGCCGGCGCTGGTCGCGCCGATCGAGTTCACGATGAAGCTGTCGGACTATGCCGCGCTCGGCGGGCACATGGATTATGTGAAGCCGCTCTCGGAGGTGAAGGGCGGTGACGATGTCCGCCAGCTGCCCTGGCAGAACCCGATTCCGGGACGTCGGGCATGA
- a CDS encoding (2Fe-2S)-binding protein, with translation MTQTPIRLTVNGRIQEVTAARDTPLLYVLRNDLALNGPKYGCGLGECGTCTVLIDGAAARSCVIPVGGCAGRDIVTLEGLGTRDKPDVVQQAFIDEQAAQCGYCLNGMIMTTKALLAINPQPTEQEALAALRYNLCRCGTHVEILRAVMRASDQLTEAVD, from the coding sequence ATGACGCAGACACCGATCCGCCTCACCGTGAACGGCAGGATCCAAGAGGTCACTGCGGCGCGGGACACGCCTCTGCTCTATGTGCTGCGCAACGACCTCGCACTCAACGGGCCGAAATATGGCTGCGGTCTCGGTGAATGCGGCACCTGTACTGTCCTGATCGATGGGGCCGCGGCGCGATCCTGCGTGATCCCCGTAGGCGGCTGCGCCGGCCGCGACATCGTGACGCTCGAAGGCCTCGGTACGCGCGACAAGCCTGATGTCGTGCAACAGGCCTTCATCGACGAGCAGGCCGCGCAATGCGGCTACTGCCTCAACGGCATGATCATGACCACCAAGGCGCTGCTCGCGATCAATCCGCAGCCGACCGAACAGGAGGCGCTGGCGGCGCTGCGCTACAATCTCTGCCGCTGCGGCACGCATGTCGAAATCCTGCGCGCCGTGATGCGCGCCTCCGACCAGCTCACCGAGGCCGTTGATTGA